The Populus trichocarpa isolate Nisqually-1 chromosome 2, P.trichocarpa_v4.1, whole genome shotgun sequence genome has a window encoding:
- the LOC7453972 gene encoding vestitone reductase isoform X2: MEEGKGLVCVTGGAGFVASWLIMRLLEHGYTVRTTIRSSPGISKDISYLTNLARAAEKLQIFNADLDDPDSFNEAIEGCMGVFHLAFPLDFADREPEEVITKRAVDGTLGVLRACVNAKTVKRVVCASSQATVIYSGDGDEKVVDESSWTNIDYYRSLNRFGTSYLVAKNKTERAALDFAEQYGLDLVFLIPPLIVGPFICPRIPESVRWSLSLIFGEKRLYHLLIKLNVVHTDDVARAYIFLLEFPHAKGRYICSWEEISIDEMSEFLSARYPEFQIPTKDSLKDIKGFKMRGLSPKKLLDCGFKFEHGLEDMFDGAIQSCKEKGFL, translated from the exons ATGGAAGAAG GAAAAGGCTTGGTCTGTGTAACTGGTGGAGCTGGTTTTGTTGCTTCATGGCTGATAATGAGGCTTCTTGAACATGGTTACACTGTCAGAACCACAATTAGATCTAGCCCAG GAATTAGCAAAGACATAAGCTACCTCACAAACCTAGCAAGAGCGGCAGAGAAACTGCAAATCTTTAACGCAGATCTTGACGATCCAGACAGTTTCAATGAGGCCATTGAGGGATGCATGGGAGTCTTTCATCTCGCGTTCCCCCTTGACTTCGCTGATAGAGAACCAGAAGAAGTGATCACCAAAAGAGCTGTTGATGGCACTCTAGGGGTTTTGAGAGCATGTGTAAATGCAAAGACAGTGAAGAGAGTTGTCTGTGCTTCTAGTCAAGCCACAGTTATATATagtggtgatggtgatgagaAGGTGGTTGATGAGAGTTCGTGGACCAACATAGATTATTATAGAAGCCTAAATCGTTTTGGCACTTCCTACTTGGTTGCTAAGAATAAGACTGAAAGGGCAGCTCTTGATTTTGCTGAGCAATATGGATTGGATCTTGTGTTCTTGATTCCTCCACTAATTGTCGGTCCTTTCATATGCCCTCGCATCCCTGAATCGGTCCGATGGTCGCTATCTTTGATTTTTG GTGAGAAACGATTGTATCATCTCCTTATCAAGCTAAATGTGGTGCACACAGATGATGTAGCCAGGGCGTATATATTCCTGCTCGAATTCCCTCATGCAAAAGGAAGGTATATTTGTTCATGGGAAGAAATATCCATCGATGAGATGTCTGAATTTCTTTCCGCTAGATACCCAGAATTTCAGATTCCCACGAAAGA TTCCTTGAAGGACATTAAAGGATTCAAAATGCGTGGCCTCTCACCCAAGAAGCTCTTGGATTGTGGATTCAAATTTGAGCACGGTCTTGAAGACATGTTTGATGGGGCAATTCAATCATGCAAGGAGAAGGGATTTCTTTAG
- the LOC7453972 gene encoding vestitone reductase isoform X1 — MGEGKGLVCVTGGAGFVASWLIMRLLEHGYTVRTTIRSSPGISKDISYLTNLARAAEKLQIFNADLDDPDSFNEAIEGCMGVFHLAFPLDFADREPEEVITKRAVDGTLGVLRACVNAKTVKRVVCASSQATVIYSGDGDEKVVDESSWTNIDYYRSLNRFGTSYLVAKNKTERAALDFAEQYGLDLVFLIPPLIVGPFICPRIPESVRWSLSLIFGEKRLYHLLIKLNVVHTDDVARAYIFLLEFPHAKGRYICSWEEISIDEMSEFLSARYPEFQIPTKDSLKDIKGFKMRGLSPKKLLDCGFKFEHGLEDMFDGAIQSCKEKGFL; from the exons ATGGGAGAAGGAAAAGGCTTGGTCTGTGTAACTGGTGGAGCTGGTTTTGTTGCTTCATGGCTGATAATGAGGCTTCTTGAACATGGTTACACTGTCAGAACCACAATTAGATCTAGCCCAG GAATTAGCAAAGACATAAGCTACCTCACAAACCTAGCAAGAGCGGCAGAGAAACTGCAAATCTTTAACGCAGATCTTGACGATCCAGACAGTTTCAATGAGGCCATTGAGGGATGCATGGGAGTCTTTCATCTCGCGTTCCCCCTTGACTTCGCTGATAGAGAACCAGAAGAAGTGATCACCAAAAGAGCTGTTGATGGCACTCTAGGGGTTTTGAGAGCATGTGTAAATGCAAAGACAGTGAAGAGAGTTGTCTGTGCTTCTAGTCAAGCCACAGTTATATATagtggtgatggtgatgagaAGGTGGTTGATGAGAGTTCGTGGACCAACATAGATTATTATAGAAGCCTAAATCGTTTTGGCACTTCCTACTTGGTTGCTAAGAATAAGACTGAAAGGGCAGCTCTTGATTTTGCTGAGCAATATGGATTGGATCTTGTGTTCTTGATTCCTCCACTAATTGTCGGTCCTTTCATATGCCCTCGCATCCCTGAATCGGTCCGATGGTCGCTATCTTTGATTTTTG GTGAGAAACGATTGTATCATCTCCTTATCAAGCTAAATGTGGTGCACACAGATGATGTAGCCAGGGCGTATATATTCCTGCTCGAATTCCCTCATGCAAAAGGAAGGTATATTTGTTCATGGGAAGAAATATCCATCGATGAGATGTCTGAATTTCTTTCCGCTAGATACCCAGAATTTCAGATTCCCACGAAAGA TTCCTTGAAGGACATTAAAGGATTCAAAATGCGTGGCCTCTCACCCAAGAAGCTCTTGGATTGTGGATTCAAATTTGAGCACGGTCTTGAAGACATGTTTGATGGGGCAATTCAATCATGCAAGGAGAAGGGATTTCTTTAG
- the LOC127905019 gene encoding vestitone reductase-like, which produces MEGERGTVCVTGGTGYLASCLIMKLLEQGYSVNTTVRPHPDGNKDISYLTGLPGAKERLQIFKADLNEPESFNEAIEGCAGVLHLAHSLDLADREPEEIATKRSLEGTLGILKACLNSKTVKRVVYTSSAAAILFSGNGQEVVDESAWTDIDYFKDLKLTARSYTSSKTKTERAALEFAEQHGLDLVTLIPSLVLGPFNSPRIPASFYVGLAMIMGNRNLYRLLMESNMVHVEDVAMAHIFLLEYPGAKGRYICSSDRISLNGMSEFLSARYPDLQIPTKESLKDITGYKQCGLSSKKLLDCGFRFEHGLEDMFDGAIQSCKEKGFI; this is translated from the exons atggAAGGAGAAAGAGGAACAGTGTGTGTTACAGGGGGCACTGGGTACTTGGCCTCGTGTTTGATCATGAAGCTCCTGGAGCAAGGCTACTCTGTTAACACCACCGTCAGACCTCACCCTG ATGGTAACAAGGACATCAGCTACCTCACAGGCCTACCGGGAGCGAAGGAGAGACTCCAGATTTTCAAAGCAGATCTCAACGAACCAGAGAGTTTCAATGAGGCCATTGAAGGGTGCGCGGGAGTCCTTCATCTGGCTCATTCCCTCGATCTTGCTGACAGAGAACCAGAAGAAATAGCCACCAAAAGGTCCTTGGAAGGAACCTTAGGAATTCTGAAAGCATGTCTGAATTCAAAGACAGTGAAGAGAGTTGTTTACACTTCAAGCGCAGCCGCGATTCTGTTCAGTGGCAATGGTCAAGAAGTGGTGGATGAGAGTGCATGGACAGACATAGATTACTTCAAGGATCTAAAATTGACTGCCCGTTCTTACACGTCTTCGAAGACAAAAACCGAAAGGGCTGCTCTAGAATTTGCTGAGCAGCATGGACTGGATCTAGTGACTTTGATTCCTTCTCTTGTTCTTGGTCCGTTCAATAGTCCCAGAATCCCAGCCTCGTTCTACGTGGGGCTGGCTATGATCATGG GCAACAGGAATCTATATCGACTTCTTATGGAGTCAAATATGGTACATGTGGAGGATGTGGCCATGGCACATATCTTCCTTCTCGAGTATCCTGGTGCGAAAGGGAGGTACATCTGTTCATCAGATAGAATATCACTGAATGGGATGTCCGAATTTCTTTCTGCTAGATACCCAGATCTTCAAATTCCAACAAAAGA GTCCTTGAAGGACATTACAGGTTACAAACAATGCGGCCTCTCGTCGAAAAAGCTCCTGGATTGTGGATTCAGATTCGAGCATGGTCTTGAGGACATGTTTGATGGAGCTATACAATCCTGCAAGGAGAAGGGGTTTATTTAG